AGCCAGGCAGGGGGTCGTGGTGAATCCCCAACTAGTGATTCTGCCGGAGAAAGAGCCGTGCCGAAGGCCGACGAGGGGAGTGATGGATCCAGTAAGCAGTCGGGAAGCGGAGCTCCGACCAATAATGGCGCCGCTGGAAATGTCAGCGCGGTGAAGGCAGACACCAAGGATTCAGTTGGAGTCTCCGGCGGTAGTCCTGCCGGAGATGGCAGCGCGGTGAAGTCCGATTCCAAAATTGAGCCTGATAACCAGGCAGTGACTGCAAGCGGTGCTCCGAGCAGTGGTTCTGCTGCTGGAAATATCACCACAGCCAAGGCTGATGGAAAGGATTCAGTTGGTGCGGTTAACAGTGGCTCGGCCGGAAGTGAGACAGTTGTGAAATCTGATCTGAATAATGAGTCTGATGGTGCATCAGGGAGTGGAAATGTAGATGAAACCCATGAATCAGCACCAAGTGCTACTCCAGTGAAGAGCAATGCCGAAGAGGGAGGAATTCAGCACGATAAATCGAGTGGGAATGTGGTTTCAACTAGTAATCAGACTGCAGTGGCCGAGGAGAAAGAAGATGAATCTTCAACCAAGAACCAGACCCTTGTAGCATCTCCAATTGTGACCAAACAGAACCAGACGAGTGGACCTTCTTCTGTTGGAAGTGATAGTGCGGTGAATAAGAAGGAAGCAACTCCCCAGGTTAGTGCAAGTTCACTGAAGGATCATTCATCCCAAACAATCGCCGCAAAAGCCAGGAACCACAGCGAAGTTCTGGCCAAAGGGTCATCAACTAAGCAGGCTGGTGGTGCCGGTGGAAATAAGAAGGTTGACTGGATAAAGGAGATGGCCGGCTGTGACATGTTCCATGGGAACTGGGTTCGGGACGACTCGTACCCTCTCTACCCCGGGGGATCGTGTCCTCACATCGACGAGCCCTTCGACTGCCATCTCAATGGTCGGCCGGACCGAGCTTACGAGAAGCTCCGGTGGCAACCCAGTGGATGCAACATCCCAAGGTGAGGACAGCTCATTAGACTAGCTCAATCAAATGTCAGTGAATTTATTTCATGCTTGGTGTGTAACATGACCATTTCTGTTATTTGTTACACTAGATTGAATCCAACTGATATGTTGGAGAGGCTGAGGGGGAAACGACTAGTTTTTGTTGGCGATTCACTCAACAGGAACATGTGGGAATCCCTGGTTTGTATATTGAGGCATTCTGTCAAGGATACGAGGAAGGTTTTTGAGGCTTCTGGTAGGCGCGAGTTTAAGACCGAGGGCTCGTACTCTTTCCTATTCACGGTATGCATGATTCCAGTTTGGACTGGTTCTACACTACTGTGATACTTTGCATCTTTTTCCATAATTAGAACATTTCTTTGTTGATTTTTTGTTGTTTAGGACTATAACTGCAGTGTGGAGTTCTTCCgctctcctttcctagtccaagagtgGGAGACGCGAGTCAGCAATGGAAATAAAAAGGAAACTCTTAGGCTTGACATTGTCGAGCAATCATCACCAAAGTACAAGGATGCGGACTTCATCATTTTCAATACTGGACACTGGTGGACACATGAAAAAACTGCCCTAGGGTAACTTGTTTTTACTGCTCTCTTGTTGGACAATCATCTACATTTCATTCTTGTTGCCTAGCATTTCCTGCCATACATTCGAATGCCTAAACACTGAAGATATGTTCAACGTGCCACAGGAAGGACTATTACCAGGAAGGTAGTCACATATATAGCGAGTTAAATGTCGTGGACGCCTTTCATAAAGCCCTTATCACCTGGTCCAGATGGATTGATGGCAACGTAAATCCCAAGAAAACCACCGTGATGTTCAGAGGCTACTCAGCATCTCATTTCAGGTGTGTATAACCTTTCCTGTGAACTGCCTACATACTATGTTGGTATGACTTGCCCTTGACCGAACTAATGTATTGTTGTGGATCTCAATATGCAGTGGCGGGCAATGGAATTCAGGAGGCAGCTGCGACAAGGAGACCGAGCCAATAAAAAATGAGCAATACCTTTCAACCTACCCACCAAAGATGAGCATTTTGGAGGATGTGATCCACAAGATGAGAACCCCGGTTGTTTACTTGAACATAACAAGATTGACGGACTATAGAAAGGATGCGCACCCCTCGATCTACCGCAAGCAACACCTGAGCGAGGAGGAGAGGAGGTCGCCTGAGAGATACCAGGACTGCAGCCACTGGTGTCTCCCCGGGGTACCGGATTCCTGGAACGAGCTGGTTTACGCCCAACTTTTGATCAGTCAGCATCAAATGCTCCAACAGTAAATGCAAGTATGAGTTTTCTGGATGCCTGTATTGTCAAGGATAATGATCATCAAGATGATCGACGTAGATAGTAAAGCTGCCGCTGGTGAGATCTCTCGATACCCCGTACACACATTCTTCGGTTAGAGGCTCATATAGAACTTGATGTTGTAAAGTTCATGCCTACGCTAATCAGAAGTAAACAGTAGTATAGATGAGATGATATATAGGTGATTCTGTGTTTTTGGCTGTGCTCAAGGATGTCACATGATGCATTCTGATTTTGTTTTGTATAAGCTGGAAAATACGAATGGCATGGTGCATAACAAAAGAGCTGTCTGATGGGTGGCACTGAAATCCTGTATGGTTTTGTTTTCAGTTGGTCTATAGGGCCTGTTTGCTAGTCTATGACTGAAAAATTGATACTCCGGTAGTATTTTACTGACCTCACATGAAGCCGGGATGCGACGTTtagtcaataaaaataaaaatatcataccgttttttttttcaaaaccgaaaaataCAGTGCCTTCATATGCTGCTATCCTTGATTTTTCTTGTTCTAATTTAAAAAGTATAGGAGTATTGTGTTCTTGAAAGAACGAAAACGATGTGTTTACGAAGTACCTGCATGAAACTCATGATGCATGTTGAAAGTTGAAGCACAATCTGCTGGAGACAGTTGGGCGCATCGCGTTCGCAGCAGCTGTTGTAATGAGCCTGGCTGTTTGATCTTGAGACTTTACGAGGCTACATTCGAGCCTGCATGCGCTCCCTGGTGAGTGAGTTTGCCGACATGTGTTTGATGCGCAGGTCCAGCAAAAATGGCCCAGCTTGCAGGTTGCAAGGCCTGAGATGCGCTATTGCCGGCAGACGCTGTGGCCTGTTTGATTGCCGCGTGCAGGTGCACATTTCTGTACCAAAACTTCTTTTTTCAATTTTCAGATGGGAGCAATATGTTTTTGCGTCATTTTATCGAAACCAAACAGTGTATCGTTTGGTTTAAAAGTTCAGACAGTGATGTGTCGGTTCTGTACTTCTGTTGACAGCGACATACGTACACCTGTCTCTAAACGAGGCACCGCTCAACAGTCAAGGGGTGTTTGATTTAGAAACTTCGTCATTTTATTCAGAATTTGGGGGAAAAGAACTCACCGGAGCTCTATAAGGAAGCACTCTACGACCCATTTCCACGCCCCGTTGGGCAGTTGAACTTCATCGACAGGATTAGTAAATCCTGAAGACCTGACCTGACTCATCTGCAATTCATCAACTGCAAGCTTGAGCACCAGACTGCGCTGCGGTCTGCAGCAGCTCAAGCAATCGACAGTTTAGTTATTTTTGTTTAGAATCGGCAGTTTAGTCTTTTTTTGGGGGGTGGAGGGTAATCGACAGTCTAGGTAACTCGACTCTTTTTTATCTGGCGCTTCAAGCGCCGTGAAGATCTCGGGCGCTCGCGTGCTGTCGACGCGGGCCGCGGCCCATTAAGCGCACTTGGTCCCCCTAGCAGCAGTTTTCGGTTTTATATAGATTTTAAAATCTTACATTTatggcgaatcaacctgtggttgagttggttaggtggacagtggtatccccaacccaccatgttcccgtcgacgacgaggcgcctacggtgacttcgtaaatcttaagatgatatgccggctcagtctctcggaggtgctcataggggtagggtgtgcgtgtgtgcgttcatagggatgagtgtatgcgcgtgtatatgagcgcttgtgtctgtactgatgctcaaaaaatctTACATTTATGAATGGTGAAATCATAAAATGTTTACGGAATTTTAAAATTATTAATGGAATTAGAAAAGTTCGCTAAATTTCAAAAAAAGTGTTAACATAATTTTGAAATATTCCATGAATTTCAAAAAAGTCCATGTGATTTGAAAAAAGTTGGtctaatttgaaaaaaaaatagtgCAATTGACAAAGCTTgacagatttgaaaaaagttcacgtgatttgaaaaagttcatgtaaCTAAACGAGAATTGAAAGATTTGATAAAAGTTCGTGGAATTTGAAAAAAAACTTCAATGTAATTTTTTCACAATTTTTAAAATGTGTGCGGATTTGGAATATATTCAAAAAATTATTCAGAAAATTTAAAAAGTGGGAAAATGACAAAAAaggaaaaccaagaaagaaaagtGGTGAACCGAGAAAATTGGaagatttgaaaaaagtttgtggaatttgaaaaaaaatcataatagatttttttttacaaattttATAAATGTTTGCATCTATAGAATATAtttgttcaaaagattttaaaagtgggaaagatgaaaaaagaacaagaaaagaaaaaacaaaacccGAAAAGGAAAAGTTGTGAACCAAGTAAATATAATACAAGAAAGAAAAAAAGGCAATGGAACCTTCTTGAATGTTccaaataatagaagatagatacTATTGTTTTTCATTATATGGGCCGAACCGTTAGGAAGGGAAGCTATAGTGGGGTGTGCGTTTTGGGCGAGATGCATGTTATCTAGCGCAGCAGGCAACAAATAGTAGGAAACTAGTTTTTTCTTAGACAAACTAACAAGATTTATTTAACCCGTCAAAATGTTTACAGGGACGATCCAAAGATTGCCGgttggcctaaccaaacatggcggtcAATTCCTAAACATAAAACATGATTTGTGAGGTTGTGAGTTTCAAAATTCGAGTTGCTGGACTCATGACCAAAATTACAGACTGTAAAAGCTTTAGCGTGTTCAACTATTTTCCGGATAATTGCTACATACTCTCCCAATGTTCCTGCTTGATGTCCTTCACCACAACTTGATAATCTGAGACCACATGGATTTTCTAAACATAAAGATCATTGGTCCGTGCAAGAGTTTCCCTGACCGCCAGAGTTTCGAGGACAAATCTAAAATCCCTCGAACTGTAATAGATGATGCAACCAAAAAAATACCATTGAAATCATGTCATATAAATGCCCACATATCCATGTCCTCCATTCCTGGCGACCGTTGCATCCACATTTATTTTTACACAATCCTCTAGCGGTGCAATCCAGGAGGCCGGCTGAGCCAAAGTGGCTCTGGTTGGTTCGAACCCCTTCTTTGACAATATATGAATGTCTCCTAGAAGTGAGGTGATAAAATGATGTGTTGCAAAAGGAGATTGGAGAATATCTTTATAGATAGATTTGCGCCAAGCACTCCGGGTCGCCCAAAGAGTTACCATCATCCGGATAAATTCCTCATGTGACAAGTATTCACAGGTAGCGAAGATCGGTTTTTTGTGTCCATGTCTTGGTTTACACACGTGTTCCACCATCTCCGCGGATGAGAGTGACCAGACGCTACTGGCCATTGTGCACCTTCATAATGAATGACACCATAAATCTTCGACCCCACAAAATGGACACACTGAACTTGTAGACGCGTTGCGGTGGTGTAAAATATCGATTCTCGGCAGAGAGTGCTGGCATAGTCTCTACAGAAAAAAATTCAGCTTTGATGATACATTTATCCTTCAAAGAGCCGACCACCCATTGCATTCTGATGTAGTATCTGATTGACCCACATTATGCTCTAATCACATTTCCCTACTTAGTTTTGTTCGGATCAAAATCTTATATGCACACCGTATGATGAACATCCTTCGCCGGTCCTTACACCATGCCTAATAATCATGTCGCGTGCATAAAGGATCTCGCGAATCACCTCTTCGCATCAGCATCAAGAGGAACAAAGACCTCACGAATCACCTCTTCACGCCAGGAAGCGGAAGAGGCACCAGTGAGCTCCGCCACAGTCTGAGGAGGTTAGGAATTTATGCTGCAATCGGTTTCATCATGCCTTCATGAGGAATCTAACTTTTTGTCCAGATGTTTGTGTTCACCCCGTTCCAATTCTCCTTATGATCCCTTGTGCCAAGATGTCTCTCCCATATATGATCGCTCGCCAAACTTGCGAAGGGTGCGACCCTAGCTCGGCGTCCAATAATGAACACGATGGGAAGTAGACTACTTCGAGGATCATTGCACTTAGAGACAAAGGTTAACGTATCCAACGCCATGCTTCTGGTGCTAAGAGCAATAAATTGGAAATCTCAAGATCATGAAAACCAAGTCCTGCCAAGTACTTCGGTTTGGTCATAACATCCAAGCCACTCAACATGGTTTCCTCTTTCCATGTTTGCTTCCCCACGAGAGCTGCCGAATAATAGAAGTAACACTCTCGCATAATCCCCACGATAATCTGAAAAAAAGCTATAGAATAAACTGGGATGGCGGTGTGTAGGTGTGCAAAATTATTGGGCCAGAAAACCCGAGCCCACTGATAGCATCTGTTTACGaaaagcccatgaaaagccttctgTAACGTTCTCATTTGTTCTCTCGCCAAATGTTtaaaattttttttcattttttccgaTTGTTCAACTTTTTTTGTTCGGGGGCATTGCTCAATTCTTTAAGGCTTCAAGAGACTGAGTCGACATATTATCAAAAAATTGACGAAGTTATCACAAACGCCTTCATAGTCGACGGGAACATTTCCTCTAATTGAACGCACATCTTCAGGGGCCTAAAATAAATACAGAAAAATATGAGTACCAGTGTCAAGTTTAAGGATACCATTGTTCTCCTAATCATCCAACCACTGATTGATTCGCAAAACATAGAGGGCTCTTCGAATTTAGTTTTTGGTAGAAATATGATAGTCAGTTTTACTAAAAAAA
This portion of the Triticum dicoccoides isolate Atlit2015 ecotype Zavitan chromosome 7A, WEW_v2.0, whole genome shotgun sequence genome encodes:
- the LOC119329786 gene encoding protein trichome birefringence-like 1 — translated: MKGLWKQSGLAAMACADAGQLGPAGAGAGRSRRRARLVVYALAVAFAALTAYIALCSPAAPAGAGVGGAGDGASWFDGVYASTAPYRSHVSTFFSSVFPANSSAPSPEPSRRDGGGAASGSSEGGGDVSRDVDTKQVGSGAGSGNSATAGSDKQLGSGGSAPSSNAAGAGAPPAGNPAGSGTAAAKSDSPTNNPATSGGAPASSADRNKGNSTGGGSSSQAGGRGESPTSDSAGERAVPKADEGSDGSSKQSGSGAPTNNGAAGNVSAVKADTKDSVGVSGGSPAGDGSAVKSDSKIEPDNQAVTASGAPSSGSAAGNITTAKADGKDSVGAVNSGSAGSETVVKSDLNNESDGASGSGNVDETHESAPSATPVKSNAEEGGIQHDKSSGNVVSTSNQTAVAEEKEDESSTKNQTLVASPIVTKQNQTSGPSSVGSDSAVNKKEATPQVSASSLKDHSSQTIAAKARNHSEVLAKGSSTKQAGGAGGNKKVDWIKEMAGCDMFHGNWVRDDSYPLYPGGSCPHIDEPFDCHLNGRPDRAYEKLRWQPSGCNIPRLNPTDMLERLRGKRLVFVGDSLNRNMWESLVCILRHSVKDTRKVFEASGRREFKTEGSYSFLFTDYNCSVEFFRSPFLVQEWETRVSNGNKKETLRLDIVEQSSPKYKDADFIIFNTGHWWTHEKTALGKDYYQEGSHIYSELNVVDAFHKALITWSRWIDGNVNPKKTTVMFRGYSASHFSGGQWNSGGSCDKETEPIKNEQYLSTYPPKMSILEDVIHKMRTPVVYLNITRLTDYRKDAHPSIYRKQHLSEEERRSPERYQDCSHWCLPGVPDSWNELVYAQLLISQHQMLQQ